AATCTATTGACCACCATGCTTCTAGGTGGACTCTGGCATGGTGCTGGATGGACATTTGTAATCTGGGGTGGATTACACGGAATCTATTTGGTGATCAACCATGCTTGGCGAGGACTAGAAAACCGGTTTGGCTGGGCTGTGGGCGAGTCAGTACCAAAGTGGCGATCGGCCCTATCGATTGGCGTAACGTTTATAGCTGTGACTGTTTCTTGGGTTCTGTTTCGAGCCAATGATCTATCGGCGGCTGGTGTCATGCTCCAGGGAATGATCGGTCGATACGGGTTTGATTGGGTGACATCTAGCTCGTTTCTAGAGCTTGAATGGGTCACAACGCTGGTGCTGTTGGCAGCGATCGGATTAGCGTTCTTCTGCCCCAATGCTTACGAATTACTAGAGCGATATCGTCCAGCCCTAGAAACCTACAGAACGTCAGCATTTTCAACAGCTAAGACGTGGTTTCATTGGATGCCATCTCAGGCTTGGGCCATCATCATGGGGCTTATGTTTGGGGTCTCTATTTTGGGCATGTCGAGAGTAAGTGAATTCCTCTACTTCCAGTTCTAAAGCACAGGGCTATGAAACTATCAAACTCTGCTTACGTTCGAAACTTTTTGTTGTCAACCCTAATTTTTGTTGGAGTAATAGCCAGCTTTAATTTCATAGTTGACCCCTACGGACTGTTTCGAATCGTAGATATTGAAGGCTTCAATACGCTGAAGCCAGAATTCAACCGTAACTTGATTCATAGTAAAACAGCAGCTATTCGATATGTAAAACCAGAATCTATTATTTTGGGAACCTCTAGGGCTAATCAGGGCTACGATCCCGATCATCCAGGTTGGGGTGATGAAGCCCCGTATCCTCGGTTTAACCTAGGAACGCCCGCTGCCAATATCTATCGCATGTACCGTCTCGTCCAGCATTCTCAATCCGTTCAACCTCTAAAACAGATTATATTTGCTCTAGATTTTTTCAGCTTTAATGCCTATAGAGCCAACGACGGCGGTATTGACAGCTATGTCGATGTTTCTTACGAGGGAAAGCCTCAACCCTTTGCTCATCTGAAAGGGTTGTTTCCAGCCTTCATCTCCTTTGATGCGATATCGTCTAGTTTCAAAACCATTGGAGATCAAGATCTAGACAAGGTTCAATCGACCTATTTTTTCAATGGATTTCAGTACAAAGCAGGCCGAGCTTATCAAAATCGAGTTCATTACCTAAGAGGTTGTGCGCGATTTGTAAAATCAGTGTATTTTCCGCCACCTCGTCGGCTCTATGATTTTTATGACGCCCAGACCCAGCGAGATAGCTTCGCGCTCTTTCGTGAGCTAGTGTCTATGGCCTACACGAATCAGATTGATCTCAGGTTCGCCATAAATCCACCCCATGCCTACTTAATGGAGGTGATTTCTAGAGCAAATATTTGGGATAAATTTGAAGAGTGGAAGCGCGCCTTGGTAGACATCAACGAAGAAGAAGCTGCACGTCATAACGCTGAGCCTTATCCTATTTGGGACTTCAGTGGCTATAATTCTGTCACAACTCAGGAGATTCCAGATGAGCAGACTCTAGATACTGGTGACTTCTACTACCATGAAGCATCCCACTTCAAGGCTTTGGCTGGAGACATGATCTTGGATAGAGTGCTTGACTATCAAGACTCCGAGCGAGAGGTTCCTGATGACTTTGGTGTTCGTCTTACCTCTGAATCGATTGAGCAACATCTTGCTCAAATTCGCGCAGATCGAAGATTTTATCGGCGAACTCATGCGGAAGAAGTTAATGACGTTAAAGAGGTCATTGAAGCGCCGCTGAAGTTGGTGAGACGAGTACAGCGCGGTGCCAGAGAAAACCAAAATACTTTGGAAGAGAGTCTACCGACAGAAGACTAACGTAAAGGTTAAAGACCTACTAGGGTATGTTCTTCCCTTTAGCTCTCTTTACAACCTTGAAACATGAATTACTCTTAGCCCGTCTCCTGAGGGGGAAGGGCTAAGAATAGTAATATTCTCGTTTAGACGTTTATCTAGGATATGGCTCAACCAAACTGGCTGCAGCTATATGTCTAAAAGCTAACGCTAGCTTAGAATAAACTGAATATAGGGTGAAAACAACTCAGGCTCTAGCAGAAATGCATCATGTCCCTTATCAGAGTGAACCGTAATGTATTTAACATTGACTCCATCGTGTTTAAGTGCTTGAGCGATCGCTGCCTGTTCTTCTGGGTAAAAGCACACATCTGAATCAATGCCAAATACTAAATACTGTTGATGGATGCATGAGCTAAACAGTCCTTCGGTTGGTGACGGAAAATGTAATCGCTGCCACATGTCCATAATTCTGAGATAACTGTTGGCATCGAAGCGCTCCGCAAATTTTTGCCCTTGATAATACATGTAGGATTCGATGGGATGGGACAGGTTGTAAAACTTTCCAACCGGTTCCTGCACTGTAATCTCTTGTCGCGCTCGATGTTCCATGACATTCAGAGAGATGAATGTTTTGTGGGAAATCATGCGAGCTAAGATAACTCCAGATTTCGGTGGTTCTGCATCATAGTAATCCCCGTTGTTGAAGTTCGGGTCATTGCGGATAGCCAGAATTTGTTCAAAATTGTGGACTCGATGCAGTGGCGTTGTTTCCAACCCTGTGGCAATAGGAATCACGGTTCTCACCCGTTGGGGGCAGCGTGTCGCCAGCAATAGAGCCAACATACCGCCAAGGGAGCCTCCAATGACACCATGAAGACAATCTATTCCCAGGTAATCTAGCAAATGCAGTTGGCTCCGCACCACATCCCATGCGCTCACTTGAGGAAATTTACTGCCATAGGGTCTACCTGTTCTAGGATTCACAGACCGAGGCCCTGTAGAACCATAGCAACTGCCCAGGTAATTTGCACAAATGATGAAATAGTGGTCAGTGTCTAAAGCCTTCCCAGAGCCGATGAAGTCATCCCACCATCCCAACACGCAGTCATCTGTCCATAATGGCTGTATTCCTGGAACAGAAACATTGGTACCAGCAGCATGTTGACTGCCTGTGAGTGCATGGAAGACCAAGATAGCATTACTTGCATCAGCATTGAGCGTTCCATAGGTTTCATAGGCTAAGGTAACAGATTCCAATCCTTCACCAGACTCTAGTTGAAAGGGATTTTCGGCTGTCAACTGAAAAAATTGAGTTTTAACTGGACCAATACTCATGGCAAATGGAAAAGCTATGCAGATGGGTAAGCTGGATCGTGAAAGGCGATCGGGGATCAGATGGATATGACTAGGGAGCGATCGCTTAGATGAGTGAACCTAAAGAGGCAAATCGTAGTACAAGTTAATCATCGGCGTTGCTGAATAGCGGTATGACTCCGCAACTTTTGCAGCAGGTTTCAGTCTTCCTAGCTCCAGGTTCATATCCTGATTCAGCAACACCCACGTCAACCATCCAGCGATCGCCCCTTCCTCTCAATCGTCTAATCGATATCCTTCAGTCTATGTTGTAGCGTGTTTTAGCGCTTGTTGCAGATCCATCATGATATCCTCAACATCTTCAATCCCAATGGCTAAGCGCACCAACTCTGGCGCAATTCCGGCAGACAGTTGATCCTCAGGGGATAATTGGGAGTGGGTGGTGGTAGCAGGATGAATGGCTAGGCTTTTAGCGTCACCAACATTTGCCAAGTGAGAAAACAGATTCAGATGTTCAATAAAGCGCTTCCCAGCTTCCGCACCGCCCGTGATACCAAAGACAACCATCGCCCCAAAGCCCTTCTTTAGATAGCGTTGAGCCACAGGATAGGTTGCATCCGTCTCCAGACCAGGATAGCGCACCCATTCGACTGCCGGATGCTTCGCCAGGGCTTGAGCCACCTTAAGAGCATTTTCACAATGGCGCTGCATCCGCAAATGCAAGGTTTCAATGCCTTGAAGAAATAGCCAGGCATTATCAGGAGCGATGCAAGCTCCAAGGTTGCGCAGGGGCACCAAGCGTATCCGCAGAATGAAGGCTAGGGGAGAGAGATCGCCTAGATCATGGGCATAGCGCAAGCCGTGGTAGCTAGAATCCGGTTCACTCATCAGCGGGAATTTGCCCGATGTCCAGTCAAATTTTCCTGAATCCACCACAATACCGCCAATGCCGGTGCCATGTCCACCTAGCCACTTGGTGAGGGAATGTACTACGATGTCTGCACCATGTTCAATGGGACGCAGGAGATAAGGTGTCGTAAACGTACTATCCACAATCAGCGGCAGACCTTGCTCGTGAGCGATCGCAGCGATCGCGTCTAGATCGCAGACCTCCAGACCAGGATTACTCACCGTTTCGCAAAAGACGAGCTTGGTTTGCTCCGTAATCGCTCCACGGAAATTTTCCAGATCACGGGGATCAACAAAATGTACCTGAATGCCAAACTGCGGCAGGATGTCTTTGAACATCGTGTAGGTGCCGCCGTAGAGATTGCTGGACGATACCAGGTGATCACCAGCTTGGCAAAGGTTGATAATGCTATAGAAAATGGCGCTGGTGCCCGAGGCCAGGGCTAGGGCCGCCACACCACCCTCCATCGCCGCCACGCGTTTTTCGAGAATGTCTTGGGTGGGGTTACCGAGGCGGGTGTATATGTTGCCCAATTCCTTTAAGCCAAACAGATTGGCCGCATGTTCCGTATCCCGAAACGTGTAGGAACTGGTGCGGTAAATGGGGACTGCCCGCGATAATGTCGTGGGATCTGGCTCTTGACCAGCGTGCAGACATTGGGTTCCAAGTCCATAGGTTGTGTTCATCATCTTGCTCCGCAACAAACAAATAGCTTGGAAATTCTATCTCATGATTAGCCCAAACCTGAAACCTTACGGATTGTTCTTAGGTCTTAACAGAGTGCAGCCATCAAAGCCCATGCACAGAGTCTTGAGAGACACCAGAGATGTAACGATTTAGCAAGATAGCCTAGATTGGCTTTTTTCCTATCTTTTCCAAGCAGTAGTTCTTTAACTTTATGCCGTTGAGCAGATAATGTCGTTGGATAGCTGATCATGTTGCTGGCCATGCTTGAGGAACCTTCACTAGTCTACCGTTGCCATTGAGCGCTACCGAATGGATGAGGTCAATAGGTATGATGGGACATCATTCATCTGTAACATCATGGATAGACGAGCTAGACTGAATGCGGCGATCGCTTAGTTGGATCAGGATGCGATCGTGGACAGGTTTACTGATGGGATAGAAGACCACCAACACCAGACCGCCGATCAGCACAACACTGGGGATCGGCCCCACTAACCAGCGAATGGCGTTCAGGGCCGTATCGGGCTGGAGCGCCGACTGGGAGCCCGTTGTTGACACAAAACCTGCCCAATCTAGGGTCTTGCCGACCAAAAAGAGAGCGATCGCCACGGCAATTTTCTGAAGCTGTACCACAAAGCCGTAGAAGACACCCTCCCGCCGCTGGCCGGTATTGAGTTCATCTAAATCCACCACATCAGGCAGCATCGACCAAGGTACGATATAAGCGGTAGCCAGGCCAAATCCAGCTAAAATACCGAGTCCATACATGCCAGCAACCTGTCCTGGCTGGAGCATAAATAAACCACCTTGAGCGATAAGCGTCAGGGGAATACCCATGAGGTAGATAGCCTGTTTTCCAATGCGTTGCCCCAGCCAACCCCAGAGGCTCATCGCCAGAAATGCGGTGCCCTGCACTGCCAGCGCCATCTGGGTAAAATGAACCTCGGAGAGACCCATGTAGTTGACCACAAAGTAAGGCAAAATGGCAGCAGTAACCTGTACGCCTAGCCAAGAACAAAGGTAAATACCCACCACAAACCAAAATGGCCCCGTTCGCAACGCACTCCAAACATTAGGGAGCAGAGCTAAGCGAGGCGGTGCCTGCACTGGCGTACGCACCTGCTGCATCCACTGAAAGCGCGATCGCGTTCCCCAAATGCAAACGTAAACAGCAAGGCAGGCGATCGCCCCGCAGATGCCGCCCAATAAGGCATAGCGGAGGAAAATATTGGGCACTGCCCCTAAGATAAGCTGGGCTAAGACTAGAGCAAAAATGCTGCTGCCAATACTGAAAGCGGCTTTGAAGCTAATCAGATGGGTGCGTTCATGGTAGGTCTGAGTTAACTCTGCTCCCAGGGTGGAAAAGGGTATCACCACCATGGTGTAGGCCGTGTAGAATACCATCGCGATCGCGATATAGTAGCCGAACAGCCAGCCTTGGTTAGGTAGGGGTGGCACTAACCAAAACAGAAAAAAGCTAATCCCCAAGGGTAAGGATCCCGCCAGCATCCAGGGATAGCGCTTGCCCCAGGGTGACTGGGTGCGATCGCTCAAGTAGCCCACCACTGGGTCTAGTACTGCATCCCAGACGTTAGCCACGAGCAAGACACTACCTGCCAAAGCAGGATTTAGACCCGCTACATTCGTTAAAAAGAATAGAACAAAAAACGTTAAAATACTGCCGGGCACTTCACTCGACAGTTCGCCGGTACCATAAGCCAGCTTAGTTTTGAGGTTCAGGGCAACAGGAGACAGGGTCGGCGGCAAGGACGATGGCGTCATAGATTTCGCTCAACAAGGGTAAAGCACTTGGGAACTCAATAGACAACCTGTCTCCCTCTGCCGTCCTTTATCCATCCGACCGAGGCTGAGACAAGTCTAGAAAATCATAGAGGATTTCATCGGGTTCGTCGTCATAATCATCGTCGTCGTCAGCATCAGCGATCGCTGACGTCATGCCAGGGTCTCGGGGCAGTTCTGGACTCCAGCCCGACGCTGCCCAGCGCAGGATGGATTGTTCGAGCCGAGTCAGGCGATCGCGCAATACGGCTATCTCGATGGGCAGGTGGCGATCGCTCTCCAATGTGTCGAGGCGATCCCGTAGCTCCTGAAGCTCTTGTCCAACCTGAGGGGCAGCCGCCGGAGCTGCCGTTTGTCGCAGTCGATGGGCGATCGCCTCTCCATAGGAGCAATCGAGCCGTTGGGCAAGGGCTTCAATCTCCTCTGCCCAATCTGCCGCAACCACCACCTGAATCGCATCACCTGGCTGCAATCGTCCCATGTCAAGCCTCATGTTGATTGACTTGATCATAACAGTGACGTGATCACAACAGTTGGCGGTAAGCTAGGTGAGGGCGTTCATAGCGATTCAACATGGCAACGATTAATAACCATTACCTCAAACTTAAAGCTGGCTACCTATTTCCTGAAATTGCACGCCGGGTGAATGCGTTTGCAGCAGCCAATCCGGATGCCGCGATCATTAAGCTAGGCATTGGGGATGTTACGGAACCCCTGCCCGAAGCCTGTCGCACGGCCATGATCCAAGCCGTTCATGACATGGGCGATCGCTCCACCTTCCACGGCTATGGCCCCGAGCAAGGCTACCTATGGCTGCGGGAAAAGATTGCCGCTCAAGATTTTCAAGCCCGCGGCTGCGATATTGATGCTTCAGAAATTTTCATCTCCGATGGCTCCAAGTGCGACTGCGGCAACATTCTGGATATTCTGGGCAGCGACAACACTATTGCCGTCACCGATCCCGTTTATCCCGTCTATGTAGACACGAACGTGATGGCGGGACATACTGGCCCATCTAACGATCAGGGTGAATATGACGGACTCGTCTATCTGCCGATTTCCGCAGACAATAACTTCACGGCTGAGATTCCAGAACAAGCGGTGGATCTGATCTACCTCTGTTTTCCCAACAATCCCACCGGAGCCGTGGCCAGCCGCGAGCATCTGCAGGCCTGGGTAAACTATGCCAATGCCCACGGCTCAATCCTGCTCTTTGATGCCGCCTACGAAGCCTTCATCACCGATCCCACCATTCCCCACTCCATCTACGAACTGGAGGGCGCTCGCACCTGTGCCATCGAATTTCGCTCCTTCTCCAAAAATGCCGGGTTCACCGGCACCCGTTGCGCGCTGACCGTGGTGCCCAAAACCTTGAAGGGCAAGGCCGCGGATGGCTCCGAGGTGGATCTCCATTCCCTATGGAATCGTCGCCAATCCACGAAGTTCAACGGCGTATCCTACATTGTGCAGCGAGGGGCGGAAGCCGTCTATTCTGAAGCCGGTCAAAGTCAGATTCAGGCCTTGATCAGCTTCTACATGGAAAACGCCACGATCATTCGCGACCAGCTCACCCAAGCCGGTCTGAGTGTCTATGGCGGCGTTAATGCGCCCTATGTATGGGTGAAAACACCCCATGGTTTAACCAGCTGGGACTTTTTCGATAAACTGCTGAGCCAATGCCACGTAGTGGGCACCCCCGGTTCCGGCTTTGGGGCTGCTGGGGAAGGCTATTTCCGGATCTCGGCGTTCAACAGTCGTGACAATGTCAACGAAGCGATGGCGCGCATCACCGCGACCTTCCAAGGATAAACTCGTGACCCAACCATGACCTCTCAATCCCCCCTTGAACCGGGGGGATCGGAGCTGTTGATATCGATTCCACCCTAAGCCGTGATCAGTGGGAGGATGTAACGATTGGCAACGATATGGCAAACAGTCTTTAAGCTAAGGGAGTATACCTTCCCCCCATCGTTGTCCCAGAGGTAACATTTATGCAACGTTTGCTCATGCATAGTCCCATTGCTGTAGCATCTCTGTGGATTGTGGCTTATCTACTGATTTCCCTAATGCCATTAGGGGTGCTACTGCTGTATCCGGCTCCACCGGGACGAGGCTTTTGGCTAGAATTTTCTGTAGCTCTGGGCTTCATTGGGCTAGCCATGATGGTGCTTCAGTTTGTCCTCACGGCCCGGGTCAACCGTATTGAGTCTTCCTACGGACTCGACCTTTTGCTCCAGTTTCACCGCTATACGTCCTTGGCGGCATTTTTGATGGTGCTCGTGCATCCGATCATATTGTTTATCAACGATCCAACAACCTTGGAGCTGCTCAACTTTCCTGAAGCTCCTTGGCGGGCACGGATGGCCGTCATTGCGATTCTAGCTTTTCTGATCATGGTCGTGACGACCATCTGGCGGCAGCCCCTCAAGATTCCCTATGAACCCTGGCGGGCTCTCCACAGTGTTTTAGCCTTGGTGGCGGTGGGGTTTGGATTTGGCCATGCTCTGGGCGTGGGATACTACATGAGTTTCTTCTGGAAGGTGGTGCTGTGGTCGTCTCTGATTCTGGTGGCTCTATGGCTGATTCTTTATGTGCGCCTAGTGAAGCCATGGCTGATGATAAAGCGCCCCTACCGGGTGGAAGCGGTGGAACCCCAGCGCGGTGATGTTTGGACGTTGGTGCTGCGACCCGTGGGCCATGAAGGGTTTTCCTTTCAGCCTGGGCAGTTTGCTTGGCTCACCCTGGGTATTCACCCCATTGGTATGAGAGAGCATCCGTTTTCCATGTCGTCAAGTGGCGATCGCCCCGATCGGCTTGAGTTTGGCATCAAAGCTCTAGGCGACTTTACCCGCAGCATTCAAACGATTAAACCAGGTACCAAAGCCTATCTCGACGGCCCCTACGGTGTTTTTACCACCGAGCGATATTGGGACAGCGCAGGTTTTATCCTCATTGCCGGAGGGATTGGCATCACGCCCATGTATAGTATGCTCCTCACAGCGGCTGAACGCCAAGACGATCGCCCCTTCCTGTTAATGTATTCAGCATCGTCCTGGGAAGACTTTACCTACCGCGAGGGGTTAGAAGCTCTGAAAGATAGTATTGACCTTACTATCGTCTATGTGCCCCGTCATGGCCATGAGGGTTGGGATGGAGAAACGGGGTATATCAATCAAGATCTGCTGGCGCGATATATTCCTCTGCATCGGGGTAGCCGCCAATACTTAATCTGCGCTGCTCCGGTGATGATGGATGCTGTTGAAACAGCTCTGTTTGATCTAGAGGTACCCATAACCCATGTCCACATGGAGCATTTTAATTTGGCCTAAGTCATGGGACGTTCCAACACTCTTTTAGTTTTACTCAACCTTGGTTTAACCCATGCGCTACAACATCATGCTGCAAATCGTTGTCAGCACAACCCTAATTCTGGTTGGAGCCGGCACCTTTTTTGCCTGGCTGCAAAATCGCCCCCAGATGGACAGGCTAGAGGGGCATGATCGTGAAAACACAACCATTGGAGATGAACTTGTCGGCAGCCAGATCCCGTCCAACCCCGTGGAGATGACAACAGCCATACCTTAAAGGCCCACCCCTAGGGACGTTACAGAACTTATCGCAATAGCGATCGCTTTCTTAAGACCATGGGGCTTCCTCCATTCCCCCCCGATAATCCGTGGTAGACCTATTCTCACCCACGGACAGCAGACCATGACGGTTTACATTAACGACACCACGCTACGGGATGGAGAACAGGCAGCGGGCGTTGCCTTTAGCGTTACCGAGAAGGTGGCGATCGCTCGCCAGCTCGATCAGTTAGGCATCCATGAAATAGAAGTCGGCATTGCAGCCATGGGAGGCTCGGAGGCCAGGGCGATCGCCGAAATCACGACCCTGGGGCTGCAGGCCAAGCTCCTCGGCTGGAATCGTGCTGTTCCCTCGGATCTAGAGGCATCCCTCGCCTGTGGTTTGCGCCGCGTCCACATTGCCATTCCCCTCTCCGATGTGCAACTTCAGGCAAAATTTGGGGGCGATCGCCAGCGATTAATGGATCAACTGCGGCAGTGCATTGGCCTGGCTAAACAGCATGATGTTTTTGTCAGCGTTGGCGGTGAAGATGCGTCCCGCACCCCAGTTGCTGAGGTGATCGCCATGGCTCGCCAGGCGGCTGATTGGGGAGCGCAGCGCTTCCGATTTTGCGATACGGTGGGCATTCTCGATCCCTTCACCACCTACGATCGGGTGCAGCAGCTCGTCGCGGCTCTGCCGATCCCCCTGGAAATGCACACCCATGATGATTTAGGCCTGGCTACTGCCAATGCGATCGCCGGCATTCGGGCGGGGGCGCAATCGGTGAATACCACGGTGAATGGGTTAGGAGAACGGGCCGGCAATGCGGCGCTCGAAGAAGTTGTGATGGCGCTCAAGCGTTTATACAACCTGGATCTAGGCATCAAAACTCAGCAGTTGACCAGTCTTTCCCAACGGGTACAGGCGGCCTCCGGAGATGTGCTGCCCCGCTGGAAAGCGATCGTCGGACAAAATGCCTTCTCCCATGAAGCCGGCATCCATGCCCATGGTGTGCTCCGGCAGCCCGATACCTACCAAGCCTTTGCGCCCCATGAGGTCGGCACCCATCACCGGATTGTGGCCGGCAAGCATTCCGGCAGCCATGGTCTGCGTCATCTGCTGGAACAACAGGGAATTACCCTCGCTGCGCCCCAAGAGCGATCGCTGCTGGAAGCCGTACGGGAATGGTCGATTCACCATAAGCGTGACCTCACCGCTGCCGAATTGAAAACCCTCGCCCATCGGTTACAACTGCCCGTATCCAGCCCACAGTCGGTGATGCCAGCCATGCCAGACCTACAGTCTTAGCCCTGGTTTCGTCCAGCTCTGCTGCTGGTGCTGCCCGAGCTGAGGGTGGAGCGTTGACCTGGGATGGATTAGACCATCGCTCCACGGCATCTGCACCTAGGAACCAACAGGGCTACAATGGCCAGAGCGCTCTCAACGAGGAAACTTCAGAGGAACCTGTGGTTGAAGCCATCGCCTGGTTAACGGACAAATCTTGTTGCTTCGGCTGGGTTGGGCAACCTGAAACCCAGTACCAGCTTAGATTCTGTTGGGTTAAGCTAATACTAACCCAATTTACGAGAGAATCAAGATTGCAGGAGTTTTGTCAGTCCACCAAGACCATCATCCCTAGACGTTCCAAGCGATGCTTCTCGGTAGCGCTACCTTATCTGCACTATATTTAACCTATGCGATCGCCCATTCCTATTCAACTGATTACCAAAGAACAGCTCACCCAGCTCCCTCCCAGTCAGCAAGCTTGGCTGAAAACCACAGGTTTCACCGCCGAACCGGGCACCTACGGTCTCATTCCGGGAGACGATGGTGAACTAGAAGCCGTCGTGGTGGGCAGACCCGATCCGCTCGACCTGTGGACTCTGGGAACCTGCGCCCAAGCCCTACCGCCCCACACCTACAAGCTCGATGATGCCCTCTCCGCCGATGAGTCTACCCAGCTAGCCCTGGGCTGGCATCTAGGCCAATACCAATTTACTCGCTACAAAAAAGGAACACCCCTACCTAGCCTGGAGTTTCCTAGCGGGGGCGATCGCGCCTATGTGGATGCTGCCGTAGAAGCTACCACCCTCGTCCGCGACTTGATCAACACCCCAGCAGCCGACTTGGGGCCAACCCAACTGGAAGCCCAAGCCCGTAGCCTGGCCAACACCTACGATGCTCACCTCACCGTGATTGGTGGTGATGATTTGTTGACCCACAACTATCCCATGATCCATGCGGTTGGCAAGGCCAGCGTCGATGCCCCGCGTCTGTTGGATCTGCGCTGGGGACAGGCCTCTGATCCGGCCGTTACCCTGGTGGGCAAAGGGGTTTGTTTTGACACCGGTGGTCTGGATGTCAAATCCTCCGCCGGCATGAAAACCATGAAGAAAGATATGGGCGGCGCGGCGCAGGTGCTGGGCTTAGCCCTCATGGTCATGAAGCTGAAGCTGCCAGTTTATCTACGGGTGCTGGTGCCCGCTGTTGAAAACAGCATTGCTGGTAATGCCATGCATCCCCTCGATGTCTTATCTAGCCGCAAGG
This portion of the Leptolyngbya sp. CCY15150 genome encodes:
- a CDS encoding homoserine O-acetyltransferase; protein product: MSIGPVKTQFFQLTAENPFQLESGEGLESVTLAYETYGTLNADASNAILVFHALTGSQHAAGTNVSVPGIQPLWTDDCVLGWWDDFIGSGKALDTDHYFIICANYLGSCYGSTGPRSVNPRTGRPYGSKFPQVSAWDVVRSQLHLLDYLGIDCLHGVIGGSLGGMLALLLATRCPQRVRTVIPIATGLETTPLHRVHNFEQILAIRNDPNFNNGDYYDAEPPKSGVILARMISHKTFISLNVMEHRARQEITVQEPVGKFYNLSHPIESYMYYQGQKFAERFDANSYLRIMDMWQRLHFPSPTEGLFSSCIHQQYLVFGIDSDVCFYPEEQAAIAQALKHDGVNVKYITVHSDKGHDAFLLEPELFSPYIQFILS
- a CDS encoding O-acetylhomoserine aminocarboxypropyltransferase/cysteine synthase family protein, giving the protein MNTTYGLGTQCLHAGQEPDPTTLSRAVPIYRTSSYTFRDTEHAANLFGLKELGNIYTRLGNPTQDILEKRVAAMEGGVAALALASGTSAIFYSIINLCQAGDHLVSSSNLYGGTYTMFKDILPQFGIQVHFVDPRDLENFRGAITEQTKLVFCETVSNPGLEVCDLDAIAAIAHEQGLPLIVDSTFTTPYLLRPIEHGADIVVHSLTKWLGGHGTGIGGIVVDSGKFDWTSGKFPLMSEPDSSYHGLRYAHDLGDLSPLAFILRIRLVPLRNLGACIAPDNAWLFLQGIETLHLRMQRHCENALKVAQALAKHPAVEWVRYPGLETDATYPVAQRYLKKGFGAMVVFGITGGAEAGKRFIEHLNLFSHLANVGDAKSLAIHPATTTHSQLSPEDQLSAGIAPELVRLAIGIEDVEDIMMDLQQALKHATT
- a CDS encoding MFS transporter, which translates into the protein MTPSSLPPTLSPVALNLKTKLAYGTGELSSEVPGSILTFFVLFFLTNVAGLNPALAGSVLLVANVWDAVLDPVVGYLSDRTQSPWGKRYPWMLAGSLPLGISFFLFWLVPPLPNQGWLFGYYIAIAMVFYTAYTMVVIPFSTLGAELTQTYHERTHLISFKAAFSIGSSIFALVLAQLILGAVPNIFLRYALLGGICGAIACLAVYVCIWGTRSRFQWMQQVRTPVQAPPRLALLPNVWSALRTGPFWFVVGIYLCSWLGVQVTAAILPYFVVNYMGLSEVHFTQMALAVQGTAFLAMSLWGWLGQRIGKQAIYLMGIPLTLIAQGGLFMLQPGQVAGMYGLGILAGFGLATAYIVPWSMLPDVVDLDELNTGQRREGVFYGFVVQLQKIAVAIALFLVGKTLDWAGFVSTTGSQSALQPDTALNAIRWLVGPIPSVVLIGGLVLVVFYPISKPVHDRILIQLSDRRIQSSSSIHDVTDE
- a CDS encoding LL-diaminopimelate aminotransferase is translated as MATINNHYLKLKAGYLFPEIARRVNAFAAANPDAAIIKLGIGDVTEPLPEACRTAMIQAVHDMGDRSTFHGYGPEQGYLWLREKIAAQDFQARGCDIDASEIFISDGSKCDCGNILDILGSDNTIAVTDPVYPVYVDTNVMAGHTGPSNDQGEYDGLVYLPISADNNFTAEIPEQAVDLIYLCFPNNPTGAVASREHLQAWVNYANAHGSILLFDAAYEAFITDPTIPHSIYELEGARTCAIEFRSFSKNAGFTGTRCALTVVPKTLKGKAADGSEVDLHSLWNRRQSTKFNGVSYIVQRGAEAVYSEAGQSQIQALISFYMENATIIRDQLTQAGLSVYGGVNAPYVWVKTPHGLTSWDFFDKLLSQCHVVGTPGSGFGAAGEGYFRISAFNSRDNVNEAMARITATFQG
- a CDS encoding ferric reductase-like transmembrane domain-containing protein → MQRLLMHSPIAVASLWIVAYLLISLMPLGVLLLYPAPPGRGFWLEFSVALGFIGLAMMVLQFVLTARVNRIESSYGLDLLLQFHRYTSLAAFLMVLVHPIILFINDPTTLELLNFPEAPWRARMAVIAILAFLIMVVTTIWRQPLKIPYEPWRALHSVLALVAVGFGFGHALGVGYYMSFFWKVVLWSSLILVALWLILYVRLVKPWLMIKRPYRVEAVEPQRGDVWTLVLRPVGHEGFSFQPGQFAWLTLGIHPIGMREHPFSMSSSGDRPDRLEFGIKALGDFTRSIQTIKPGTKAYLDGPYGVFTTERYWDSAGFILIAGGIGITPMYSMLLTAAERQDDRPFLLMYSASSWEDFTYREGLEALKDSIDLTIVYVPRHGHEGWDGETGYINQDLLARYIPLHRGSRQYLICAAPVMMDAVETALFDLEVPITHVHMEHFNLA
- the nifV gene encoding homocitrate synthase yields the protein MTVYINDTTLRDGEQAAGVAFSVTEKVAIARQLDQLGIHEIEVGIAAMGGSEARAIAEITTLGLQAKLLGWNRAVPSDLEASLACGLRRVHIAIPLSDVQLQAKFGGDRQRLMDQLRQCIGLAKQHDVFVSVGGEDASRTPVAEVIAMARQAADWGAQRFRFCDTVGILDPFTTYDRVQQLVAALPIPLEMHTHDDLGLATANAIAGIRAGAQSVNTTVNGLGERAGNAALEEVVMALKRLYNLDLGIKTQQLTSLSQRVQAASGDVLPRWKAIVGQNAFSHEAGIHAHGVLRQPDTYQAFAPHEVGTHHRIVAGKHSGSHGLRHLLEQQGITLAAPQERSLLEAVREWSIHHKRDLTAAELKTLAHRLQLPVSSPQSVMPAMPDLQS